GATCGAGAAGGCCCTCGACACCTGCTGGCGGATCGACCCGGCCGAGGCCCGCATCGTCGTCATCCCCAACACGCTGGAGACCGACGAACTGTGGGTCTCGCAGCCCATGGAGGCGGACGTCGTCGCCCATCCGGCGCTCACCCGCGAGACCGAATACCTCCCGATGCCGATCGACGGCGAGGGCCGGCTCGATCAGGTCGGGCTCTTCCCGCACAGCGTCCAGGGCCGTCGCGCTGCACGGAAGAAGGCCGCCGTCTTATGAGCCGGCCGAAGTACCGGATCCTGGCGCTGGACGTCGACGGCACGCTGCTGAATCGCCACGGCGAATTGCCCCCTCGCACCAAGGCGGCCGTCGCACGAGCGGCGGCGGCCGGGATCCGGCCGGTCGTCTGCACGGGCAGGCGCTATCGTCGCGCCTGGCCGATCGCCGAGATGCTGGAGCTGGACGCCCCCATCGTCTGCAACTCCGGGTCGATCGTGAAGGAGCCCGCCGACGACGGTACGCTCTGGCGGGCCGACCTGCCGGCGGACGTCGCCGCGACGCTGCTCGACATCTTCCGAGAGCACGAGCAGGACGTGGTCGCGTTCAACGACCGCCCCCACGACCAGCCCGACTTCCGGATCTCCCGCCACCCGACGGGTCGACTGCACTTCGACGACTACGTCGGCCAGAACCTCTCGCACGCGGAGATCACCGACGACTGGTCCGCCGGGCCGTTCTTCCACATCTGCGCCGTGGGGTCGGTCGAGGAGATGCGGGCCTTCGAGCGGCACGTTCTGCAAGCGCTGGGCGACCACGTCCGGACCTTCGTCCAGCGCAGCCCTCGGTACGTCGGCACGATGTGCGAGGTGATCCGCAGCGACGCCAGCAAGTGGTCGGCCGTGCTCCACGTCGCCGAGCGCTGGGGCGTCGCGCCGGAGGAGATCTGCGCGGTGGGCGACGACGTCAACGACCTGCCGATGATCCTGGGCGCCGGCCTGGGCGCGGTCATGCCCCACGCGCCGGAGGACGTCCGCGCGGCCGCCGACCTCGTCCTTCCCGCCTCCGACGACGGCGTCGCCGATCTGGTCGATCGGATCCTGTCCTGAGCCGGTCCGGAATGGGGCGACCTCCGACGAATCCCTGGGCCGAGCCGCCTCCACGCGACGCTCGGGAAGGAAGTGTGCGTCGATGATCGAGGGTGATTATGATGAACGCATCGGGATGAGCCGGCGGGTCAGGTAGACCTCGTTCGGCCTCCTGGATCGGCCTACAGCAAGGGGAACGACGTGATGACTCGAATGATGCGCCAGATGCTGACGTCCGCGGTGGCCGCTGCGGCCCTGCTGGGAATCGTGGCCGGATGCGACGACGGCACGCCCCCCGTGGAGAGCGGGAACGAGGAAGTCTCGGTCACGGGGATCGTCAAGCTTAAGGGCCAGCCGCTCGAGGACGGCGAGATCATCTTCGACGGCAGCAACATCAAGCGTAAGGAGGGGGCGCTCAAGACCGCCAGGGTGAAGGCCGGCGGATACGAGATCAAGGCCCTGGTCGGCGGCAACTCGGTGAGCGTCCACTCCAAGGCGATCGACAAGGACACCGGCCTTGCCGCGAACTCCAAGTTCGTGGAGCTGAAGGCCGGCGAATCGAACAAGGTCGACATCGACCTCTGATCGACGCCGGAAGGCTTCGAAGTCGACAGGGGGATGCCGCGTGATCCAACGCGGCATCCCCCTTGTCGTTTTCAGCAACCTCGCGAGTCGTCGATCCGGATCAGAACGAGTCGGACGAGACGACTTCGCCGCCGGCCTTGGTCGCCAGCGCCCACCAGGTCGACGGGCTGATGCTGTCCTTGATAAAACGAACCGAGCCGTCCATCATCAGGGCGTTCACGCCGCCGGAGTGCCGGCTGGACGCGGTGATGGCCTCGGTGTTGCTATCGCTGTTGGAGCTGCCGAAGGCGCAGCTCACGCTGTTCGGCGGCATGACGTGGCTGTAGCGCGTCTGTCCCGAACGACCCCACCACCAGGCGGCGCCGAACGGCCAGCCGCCGGAGATGTTGCCCACCGAACGATCGACGACCTTGCAGTTGGCGTTGTCCGTGAAAGGATCGTTCGCGACGGCCGCCGTAACCTTGGAGGTGTAGGCGCCCGGCTTGAGGGGGTCCCAGGTGTTGACCTGACCGATCCCCTTAACGACCTCGCTGAAGCCGACCGTGTTCGAGGTGCCGTCCACGATCGCGCCGATCTTGTTGGACACGCTCAGTCCGTTGAAGGGGCCCGACAGCGACACAACGCTGGTCACCGTCCGGATGGTCGTCGTGCTGTTGAAGTTGT
The Paludisphaera rhizosphaerae DNA segment above includes these coding regions:
- a CDS encoding HAD family hydrolase, yielding MSRPKYRILALDVDGTLLNRHGELPPRTKAAVARAAAAGIRPVVCTGRRYRRAWPIAEMLELDAPIVCNSGSIVKEPADDGTLWRADLPADVAATLLDIFREHEQDVVAFNDRPHDQPDFRISRHPTGRLHFDDYVGQNLSHAEITDDWSAGPFFHICAVGSVEEMRAFERHVLQALGDHVRTFVQRSPRYVGTMCEVIRSDASKWSAVLHVAERWGVAPEEICAVGDDVNDLPMILGAGLGAVMPHAPEDVRAAADLVLPASDDGVADLVDRILS
- a CDS encoding DUF1559 family PulG-like putative transporter translates to MFPRLRRSGRGFTLIELLVVIAIIAVLIALLLPAVQAAREAARRAQCVNNLKQIGLGLHNYESSVSGFPTSELERYPNLGNVSPSALAMMLPYIEQGALYNAMNFGAGASSIWNSTSPVNSTVQYTALNVFVCPSDQSRLTAAYGTNNYHACTGADGNNFNSTTTIRTVTSVVSLSGPFNGLSVSNKIGAIVDGTSNTVGFSEVVKGIGQVNTWDPLKPGAYTSKVTAAVANDPFTDNANCKVVDRSVGNISGGWPFGAAWWWGRSGQTRYSHVMPPNSVSCAFGSSNSDSNTEAITASSRHSGGVNALMMDGSVRFIKDSISPSTWWALATKAGGEVVSSDSF